One genomic segment of Hordeum vulgare subsp. vulgare chromosome 2H, MorexV3_pseudomolecules_assembly, whole genome shotgun sequence includes these proteins:
- the LOC123429419 gene encoding putative F-box protein At5g55150, which produces MKSGGTPENNRTITEAPYLPPPALALCKSSKIDFAYTEACSLAWTMSLWSLAIHPAYLCSLVLRALPRLLRLTPGSLKKSCKHPLPIKTTEGASPDLPQDILMGIFATLEIPDLVRAGSVCSSWRSASSSLRSLGHYTRPQTPCLLYTSESAGESVACLYSLAEKRTYKLTLPGPPIRNRHLIGSSQGLLVTVDDRSEMHLVNPLTGEQIDLPPVITMEHVKPIYNDSGALHEYEYSYHSGMMVYASPSILALGELRNTHHHKAFVFSDKCNGYIVVLIHGPFCQLSFARAGDNSWRWLPPCTHYDDCIYKNGLLYAVTSFGEIHTFDLSSPFVTTKTIVPACKYEERFLNSYIVQAPWGNLLQVWRLYEHCDLEPEPGAFVFWNTGEVIIDEFDASGKEIEKISCLCDHVLFLGHNQSLCLTAEDYPALKGKHAYFTDDSVLWTKGFKNNPRDMGILNLGNNSREEVLSPELWSNCPAPVWITPNLRKMNLAFNE; this is translated from the coding sequence ATGAAGTCCGGCGGTACACCTGAGAATAATCGGACTATAACCGAAGCTCCGTATCTTCCTCCTCCGGCATTGGCTCTTTGCAAGTCGTCCAAGATTGATTTTGCCTATACGGAGGCCTGTAGCCTGGCCTGGACAATGAGCTTATGGAGTCTAGCTATACACCCAGCATATCTGTGCTCGCTGGTCCTCAGAGCTTTGCCTAGGCTGCTACGCCTCACTCCAGGTTCACTCAAGAAATCCTGCAAGCATCCTCTACCGATCAAGACTACTGAGGGCGCATCGCCTGATCTGCCTCAGGATATCTTGATGGGTATATTTGCCACCCTCGAGATCCCTGACCTCGTCCGTGCCGGCTCGGTTTGCTCCTCCTGGCGCTCCGCGAGCTCCAGCCTGCGCAGCCTTGGGCACTACACGCGCCCCCAGACGCCGTGCCTCCTCTACACCTCTGAATCTGCCGGCGagagcgttgcttgcctctacagCCTCGCGGAGAAGCGGACGTACAAGCTAACTCTTCCAGGGCCACCTATCAGAAATAGACATCTGATTGGGTCTTCGCAAGGCTTGCTTGTAACAGTTGATGACAGATCTGAGATGCACCTTGTCAATCCCCTCACTGGCGAACAGATTGATCTTCCTCCGGTGATCACCATGGAGCATGTGAAACCCATCTATAATGACTCTGGTGCTCTTCACGAGTACGAGTACTCATACCACAGCGGAATGATGGTTTACGCTTCGCCATCGATCTTGGCTCTTGGAGAGCTGAGGAACACGCATCACCATAAAGCTTTTGTGTTCTCTGATAAATGCAATGGATACATTGTGGTGCTCATACACGGTCCATTTTGTCAGCTCTCATTTGCAAGGGCAGGGGATAATAGTTGGAGATGGCTGCCACCATGCACCCACTATGATGATTGCATTTACAAGAACGGCCTGCTGTATGCAGTTACTTCATTCGGAGAAATCCACACTTTCGATCTAAGTAGCCCTTTTGTTACGACGAAGACGATTGTACCGGCGTGTAAGTATGAGGAGCGGTTTCTGAATAGTTACATTGTACAAGCTCCATGGGGCAATCTTCTTCAAGTGTGGAGATTATATGAGCACTGTGATTTAGAACCCGAGCCTGGGGCATTTGTGTTTTGGAACACTGGAGAAGTTATAATAGATGAATTCGATGCTTCAGGAAAGGAAATTGAGAAAATCAGTTGCTTGTGCGACCATGTGTTGTTTCTTGGACACAATCAATCACTTTGTCTTACTGCTGAAGACTATCCAGCTCTCAAGGGAAAACATGCCTACTTTACCGATGACAGTGTGTTGTGGACAAAGGGATTCAAGAACAATCCCCGTGATATGGGAATCCTAAACTTGGGTAATAACAGCAGGGAGGAAGTTTTGTCTCCCGAGCTTTGGTCCAACTGCCCGGCTCCAGTGTGGATTACACCCAATCTTAGAAAGATGAACTTGGCTTTCAACGAATAG